In Flavobacterium piscisymbiosum, the sequence ACGTATAGAATTTTCGAATTTTTTATGCCAAAAGGTTTGCCAGTGTTTTTCGCCGGAATTTCCTAGTCCGGGTAATATTAATAATTGTGTTTCCATTGCCGTGGATTTATTTAGTGATTATTTTTTCTTTTCTTTTGTAATTCGGTTGACTTCGTTTACAAGTAAAGGAAAAGCAGGTTCCGTCATTCCGTGTCCGTAACCGTCGAGCTCGTAAAGTTTAGTTTGTTTATGCCCCACCAGTTTCATCATTCTCGCCATATAAGCGTTTTCTTCGTATCGGCCTAACATTTCTAATTCGCGATCTCCGGTAATAAGTAAAAGTGGCGGAGCATCAGCACGAACAAAGAATAAAGGCGCATAAGCATCTATCGTTGGAGTGGTTTCGGGAATTCCGTTTTCTCTTCTAATTTCAAAATGAGTAATGCATTGCCCGCTAAACGGAATTAATCCTGCAATTTTATTGGCATCGATTCCTTCTTTCTTTAAATATTCTTTGTTTAAACCAATCATCGAAGCCAGATAACCTCCTGCAGAATGTCCTGAAACAAAAATTAAAGAAGGATCTCCGCCATAATTGGCTATATTATTAAATGCCCAGGCAACCGCCGCTGCCGCATCATCAATGGCTTTTGCCGCTTTTGCTTTTGGTGATAATCTATAGTTTACTCCAATGATAGCAAAACCTTTATTTTTTAAAGCTTCGGGAAGTTCTTTGCTTCCGCCGGTTAATCCTCCTCCGTGAAACCAGACAATTGTTGCGAAATTTTTAGTGTTTTTAGGATAATAAATATCCAAAACACATCTTTCATTTATATAACTGTCAGATTTATTGGTTGCTGCGTTGTAATATTGAATGTTTGATTTGGTTTCGTATTCTAATTTTTGAGCAAATGAAGAAATTCCGATGAAAACGAAACTTAGTAAGAGAATTATTTTTTTCATTATAAAAATATTGAATTGTTGTTGTTGAGTTTTTAGTCAGTTTGAAAGTCTAAAATCTAAAAATCTAAAGTCTAAAATAATACATTAATATATAAAAAAAGTCCAAAATGCAGAACATATTGGACTTGTGCTTTTTAAAAAGTTATTTTCGACTAAATATCGTCAAAATCAATATCGGTAAAACTGGTTCTTTGTCCCTCAGGTTTATCAGAACCGTATTCTTTTTTGAAATCTTTTTGGTGTCTCTCAGAAATTACTTCTTCGCCTTTGTGGTTCAAGACATATGAAGTCATTTCTTCTAGTATTTCGGCGAAAGCACTAAAATCCTCTTTGTACAAGTAGATTTTGTGTTTTTTAAAATGAAAAGAACCGTCTTCTTCGGTAAATTTTTTGCTTTCGGTAATAGTGATATAATAATCATCAGCTTTAGTAGCTCTCACATCAAAGAAATAAGTTCTTCTTCCTGCTCGTAATA encodes:
- a CDS encoding PUR family DNA/RNA-binding protein, with translation MRENDMLEKEEIFSKVLRAGRRTYFFDVRATKADDYYITITESKKFTEEDGSFHFKKHKIYLYKEDFSAFAEILEEMTSYVLNHKGEEVISERHQKDFKKEYGSDKPEGQRTSFTDIDFDDI
- a CDS encoding alpha/beta hydrolase, with the translated sequence MKKIILLLSFVFIGISSFAQKLEYETKSNIQYYNAATNKSDSYINERCVLDIYYPKNTKNFATIVWFHGGGLTGGSKELPEALKNKGFAIIGVNYRLSPKAKAAKAIDDAAAAVAWAFNNIANYGGDPSLIFVSGHSAGGYLASMIGLNKEYLKKEGIDANKIAGLIPFSGQCITHFEIRRENGIPETTPTIDAYAPLFFVRADAPPLLLITGDRELEMLGRYEENAYMARMMKLVGHKQTKLYELDGYGHGMTEPAFPLLVNEVNRITKEKKK